The Calliphora vicina chromosome 3, idCalVici1.1, whole genome shotgun sequence genome contains a region encoding:
- the LOC135955604 gene encoding uncharacterized protein LOC135955604, translating to MTILPATYVGSPRHEYAQDAITYDRHYGTADLFITFTCNPQWIEIRQELFPGQSPIDRHDVTARVFKQKLKSLMDFIVKYRVFGETRCWMYSVEWQKRGLPQAHILIWLIEKIRPSEIDDVISAEIPDEVEDPGLHEVVTKNMIHGPCGSLNILSPCMVDGKCSKRFPRPLVAETITGNDGYPLYRRRSTADYGRSTMVKLNQQDIQIDNRWIVP from the coding sequence ATGACGATACTCCCAGCAACGTACGTCGGAAGTCCGCGCCATGAATATGCTCAGGATGCCATAACCTACGATCGACACTACGGTACAGCAGATTTATTCATAACATTCACTTGCAATCCACAGTGGATAGAAATTCGGCAAGAATTATTTCCTGGCCAATCACCCATCGATCGCCATGACGTCACCGCGAGAGtcttcaaacaaaaattaaaatcactgATGGATTTCATTGTGAAGTATCGCGTGTTCGGCGAGACGCGATGCTGGATGTATTCAGTAGAGTGGCAGAAACGCGGACTTCCACAAGCACATATCCTCATTTGGTTGATTGAGAAGATAAGACCGAGTGAAATCGATGATGTGATATCAGCTGAAATTCCTGATGAAGTAGAAGATCCAGGCTTGCACGAGGTTGTTACTAAAAACATGATTCATGGTCCCTGTGGATCATTAAATATCCTTTCTCCGTGTATGGTCGACGGCAAATGTTCGAAGCGTTTTCCACGACCATTAGTAGCTGAGACAATTACCGGAAATGATGGTTACCCACTGTATCGTCGCCGTTCAACTGCGGACTATGGAAGATCAACAATGGTGAAATTGAATCAGCAGGACATTCAAATTGATAACCGTTGGATTGTTCCGTAA